The Chloroflexota bacterium genome contains a region encoding:
- a CDS encoding SH3 domain-containing protein → MQRRRLALTLTQLVLAVLLAALPLGGGLARADEENDHIDAAVPAGLPEGQAAPRPPAVQQAAGNNNIIGLNVARLRRPRYVEAAAELVNANGGDWGYLTVVFTADERDSATGDQLLQELLDRCYENHLQPIIRVATRFDVEAETWSRPDPDDAERWRAFLERGKWPVAKVWVIAGNEANLGREWGGEVDAAGYARYLENFLDVFADSERFMVANGPLDASNTTEMPKMQDAYEFLGEMDAAVPGIFARLNGWASNPYMVPHQGPELRYTHRAYESELAFIGRDMPVLITEAGHLNTGDEKEIAAFYEEAFRDWMADSRVVAVTPLFWHPDRGVYWMFDFDKDNQVIEKSATYDLIMRLPRGRGSPTYAPDLGNVARGAPRGRPADGAAQTTALGPRPGPGERTGADSRSVDEITRPPLRVANTEGAGARLRAEPSRSAPVLKTVPEGASVIPTGPAERHGDLLWRPVRLDDGLEGWIAMDFLVAGGGR, encoded by the coding sequence ATGCAGCGACGGCGCCTCGCACTGACGCTGACGCAGCTCGTTCTGGCGGTGCTGCTCGCGGCGCTGCCGCTCGGCGGCGGTCTTGCGCGTGCGGACGAGGAGAACGACCACATCGACGCCGCCGTGCCAGCAGGGCTTCCCGAAGGGCAGGCCGCGCCGCGACCGCCCGCCGTCCAGCAGGCCGCTGGCAACAACAACATCATCGGCCTGAACGTGGCGCGGCTGCGCCGCCCGCGCTACGTCGAGGCGGCGGCTGAGCTGGTCAACGCCAACGGCGGCGACTGGGGCTACCTGACCGTCGTCTTCACCGCCGACGAGCGCGACAGCGCGACGGGCGATCAACTGCTGCAGGAGCTGCTGGACCGCTGCTACGAGAACCATCTCCAGCCGATCATCCGCGTCGCCACCCGTTTCGACGTCGAGGCCGAGACGTGGTCCCGCCCGGACCCTGACGACGCTGAGCGCTGGCGGGCCTTTCTCGAACGGGGGAAGTGGCCCGTGGCGAAGGTCTGGGTCATTGCTGGCAACGAGGCGAACCTTGGTCGCGAGTGGGGCGGCGAGGTCGATGCAGCGGGCTACGCGCGCTACCTCGAGAACTTCCTGGACGTGTTCGCCGACTCTGAGCGCTTCATGGTGGCGAACGGCCCGCTCGACGCCTCGAACACCACCGAGATGCCGAAGATGCAGGACGCCTACGAGTTCCTGGGCGAGATGGACGCGGCGGTGCCCGGCATCTTCGCGCGGCTTAACGGCTGGGCCTCGAATCCGTACATGGTGCCGCACCAGGGGCCAGAGCTGCGCTACACCCACCGCGCCTACGAGTCCGAGCTGGCGTTCATCGGCCGGGACATGCCGGTGCTGATCACCGAGGCCGGCCACCTGAACACCGGCGACGAGAAGGAGATCGCGGCGTTCTACGAGGAGGCGTTCCGCGACTGGATGGCCGACTCGCGGGTCGTTGCAGTCACGCCGCTGTTCTGGCACCCCGACCGGGGCGTCTACTGGATGTTCGACTTCGACAAGGACAACCAGGTGATCGAGAAGAGCGCCACCTACGACCTGATCATGCGGTTGCCGCGCGGTCGTGGCTCGCCGACCTACGCGCCTGACCTGGGCAACGTGGCGCGGGGTGCGCCGCGCGGCCGGCCGGCTGATGGCGCAGCGCAGACGACCGCGCTCGGGCCACGGCCCGGCCCCGGCGAGCGCACGGGCGCAGACTCCCGGTCCGTGGACGAGATCACCCGCCCGCCGCTGCGCGTGGCGAACACCGAGGGGGCTGGCGCACGCCTGCGGGCCGAGCCGTCACGGAGTGCGCCGGTGCTGAAGACCGTCCCCGAGGGCGCAAGCGTCATCCCGACCGGCCCGGCCGAGCGCCACGGAGACCTGCTCTGGCGGCCCGTGCGGCTGGACGACGGGCTGGAAGGGTGGATCGCGATGGACTTCCTGGTCGCCGGCGGAGGACGGTAG